In Phycisphaerae bacterium, the following proteins share a genomic window:
- a CDS encoding DNA polymerase III subunit alpha, producing the protein MSPGKFTHLHVHTHFSLLDGAVRIKDLVEKTKLQGSSAVAMTDHGNLFGVVPFYQAAVKAGVKPILGCEVYMAPGDRRERESRGIQEASYHLLLLARNRTGYGHLLKIASIAYREGFYYRPRIDKEVLQAHREGLIGMSACLGGEVPQALLRGDVQAAEEITRTYLDILGEDGFFLELQDQGMDEQKVVNPAMIDLARRLGVGLVATNDVHYLDVEDAEAHEVLCCISTGKRLTDDDRMRLPSNLFYLRSPAEMWETFKDVPEALENTQRIADMCNVELEFGKTHAPVYRVPGGKSDREYLRELVYEGARAKYGEITDEIRERIDYELEVISSKGFCSYFLIVWDFVKYARSRGIPSGARGSGCSTVVGYCLGLSAPDPLRYGLYFERFMDPDRDEMPDIDIDICQEGREEVIDYVRKKYGQVAQIITFGTLQPRAAVKDVGRVLGLGFEETNAITKLIPEELKMTIDKAMEKEPDLRRLYSDNEQIRKVIDVARRLEGLSRHTGVHAAGVVICDEPLENFIPLYQPPGTDQVITQFDGPSVEACGLLKMDFLGLKTLTVLERARQLVKKQQGIDLDLDRIELDDQNVYQLFVRGETKGIFQFESGGMRDVVMKMKPNRIEDLIAANALYRPGPMVHIDAYVARKHGEQWSTPHPIMTEVLRETYGILVYQEQVSRLVNRLGGIELKQAFRLAKAISKKKTAMIESMREPFVRGCAEKGVPRRTAEEIFEDILRFGGYAFNKSHSTGYALVAYKTAYMKVYYPTEYMAALLTLEMDSTDKVVEYIEECKRMGIRVSAPDVNLSDNDFTVIRSERGKGEIRFGLQAIKGVGEKAVSAIRAARSEGGPFKSIFDFCERVDLSAVNRGVLDALIKCGAFDSTGATRKGLTMVLDDAIAAGSSAAADRRCGQLSLFGGPGGLVPRAEPRIPGEQWSEAEMLAHEKATLGFYVTRHPLTSHEQTLLKYATARTSDLKRYDDGAEVILGGLISRMRTMLTKSGRNAGSKMAILTLEDLWGQVEVMVFSRDLEKYQAQLAPESLVFFKGRVDRRREEPSLKATEVIPMEFGDERLSSSVLLKVNCVGAEASLLKRVRDTLDRFRGDRTVLIEMLTSGNLKVTLRANGRTGVTPTADFRRAMEGVLGEGSVVVKGSGRSLEAQAGFVGGRQEQPDEPAAYVEEADDEPV; encoded by the coding sequence ATGTCGCCGGGGAAATTCACACATCTGCACGTTCACACGCATTTCAGCCTGCTGGACGGGGCGGTGCGAATCAAGGATCTGGTTGAGAAGACCAAGCTGCAGGGCTCGTCGGCGGTGGCGATGACCGACCACGGGAACCTGTTCGGGGTGGTCCCTTTCTACCAGGCGGCGGTCAAGGCAGGGGTAAAGCCGATTCTGGGGTGCGAGGTGTACATGGCCCCGGGGGACCGGCGGGAGCGCGAATCGCGGGGCATTCAAGAAGCCAGCTATCACCTCCTTTTGTTGGCGCGCAACCGAACGGGTTACGGCCATCTGCTCAAGATCGCCTCGATCGCCTACCGCGAGGGGTTCTACTATCGTCCGCGGATCGACAAGGAGGTGCTGCAGGCCCACCGTGAGGGCCTCATCGGCATGAGTGCGTGCCTGGGCGGCGAGGTACCGCAGGCCCTGCTGCGAGGCGACGTGCAGGCGGCCGAGGAGATCACCCGCACCTATCTCGACATTCTCGGCGAGGACGGGTTCTTCCTGGAGCTCCAGGACCAGGGGATGGACGAGCAGAAGGTGGTCAATCCGGCGATGATCGACCTCGCCCGGCGTCTCGGCGTGGGTCTGGTGGCGACCAACGACGTGCATTATTTGGATGTCGAGGATGCCGAAGCCCACGAGGTGCTCTGCTGCATCAGCACGGGCAAGAGGCTGACGGACGATGACCGGATGCGGTTGCCTTCGAACCTGTTCTATCTGCGGTCGCCGGCGGAGATGTGGGAAACGTTCAAGGACGTCCCCGAGGCCCTGGAGAACACCCAGCGCATCGCCGACATGTGCAACGTTGAGCTGGAGTTCGGCAAGACGCATGCCCCGGTGTACCGCGTGCCGGGCGGCAAGAGCGACCGTGAATACCTGCGAGAGCTCGTCTACGAGGGGGCCAGAGCCAAATACGGCGAAATCACCGACGAGATCCGCGAGCGAATCGACTACGAGCTGGAGGTCATCTCATCGAAGGGCTTCTGCAGCTATTTCCTGATCGTGTGGGACTTCGTGAAGTACGCCCGGTCGCGGGGGATTCCCAGCGGAGCCAGGGGCAGCGGATGCTCGACGGTAGTAGGTTACTGCCTGGGCCTTTCGGCGCCGGACCCGCTGCGATACGGCTTGTATTTCGAGCGGTTCATGGACCCTGACCGCGACGAGATGCCGGATATCGACATTGATATCTGCCAGGAGGGCCGGGAAGAGGTCATCGACTACGTGCGGAAGAAGTACGGGCAGGTGGCCCAGATCATCACCTTCGGGACCCTGCAGCCGCGGGCGGCGGTCAAGGATGTCGGGCGCGTGTTGGGTCTCGGTTTCGAGGAAACCAACGCCATCACCAAGCTGATTCCCGAAGAGCTGAAGATGACCATCGACAAGGCAATGGAGAAGGAGCCCGATCTTCGCAGGCTTTACTCGGATAACGAGCAGATCCGCAAGGTCATCGACGTCGCCCGGCGACTGGAGGGGCTGTCGCGACACACCGGGGTGCACGCGGCCGGCGTGGTGATCTGCGACGAGCCGCTGGAGAACTTCATCCCGCTGTACCAGCCGCCCGGCACCGATCAGGTGATCACGCAATTCGACGGGCCAAGTGTTGAGGCGTGCGGGCTGCTGAAGATGGATTTTCTGGGCCTCAAGACGCTCACCGTTCTCGAGCGGGCCAGGCAACTGGTAAAGAAACAGCAGGGGATCGACCTGGACCTCGACAGGATCGAACTCGACGACCAGAACGTCTATCAGCTCTTCGTTCGCGGCGAGACCAAGGGCATCTTCCAGTTCGAATCGGGCGGAATGCGGGACGTGGTGATGAAGATGAAGCCGAACCGCATCGAGGACCTGATTGCGGCCAACGCCCTGTATCGTCCCGGCCCAATGGTGCACATCGACGCGTACGTGGCCCGCAAGCACGGCGAGCAATGGAGCACTCCGCACCCGATCATGACCGAGGTGCTCAGGGAGACCTACGGTATTCTGGTGTATCAGGAGCAGGTTTCGCGGCTGGTGAACCGGCTGGGAGGAATCGAGCTGAAACAGGCATTCCGGCTGGCCAAGGCGATCAGCAAGAAGAAGACGGCCATGATCGAGTCGATGCGCGAGCCGTTCGTGAGGGGCTGCGCCGAGAAGGGAGTCCCGCGCCGGACGGCCGAGGAGATCTTTGAGGACATCCTGCGTTTCGGCGGATATGCGTTCAATAAGTCGCACTCGACCGGCTATGCCCTGGTGGCCTACAAGACGGCGTACATGAAGGTGTACTACCCCACCGAGTACATGGCGGCGCTGCTGACGCTCGAAATGGATTCGACCGACAAGGTTGTCGAGTACATCGAGGAATGCAAGCGGATGGGGATCCGGGTGTCGGCGCCGGACGTCAACCTGTCGGATAATGATTTCACGGTGATCCGATCCGAGCGGGGCAAGGGCGAGATCCGTTTTGGATTGCAGGCCATCAAGGGGGTGGGCGAGAAGGCGGTGAGCGCGATTCGGGCGGCACGGAGCGAAGGTGGGCCGTTCAAGTCGATTTTCGACTTTTGCGAGCGGGTGGACCTGTCGGCGGTGAATCGGGGCGTATTGGATGCGCTGATCAAGTGCGGTGCATTCGACTCGACCGGCGCGACCCGCAAGGGGCTGACCATGGTTCTTGACGACGCCATCGCGGCGGGGAGCTCGGCAGCGGCCGACCGGCGTTGCGGCCAGTTATCCCTGTTCGGCGGCCCCGGTGGGCTCGTGCCGCGAGCGGAACCGCGCATCCCAGGCGAGCAGTGGAGCGAGGCGGAGATGCTGGCCCACGAGAAGGCCACACTGGGGTTCTATGTGACCCGGCACCCGCTCACCTCGCACGAGCAAACGCTGCTCAAGTACGCCACCGCCCGTACGAGCGACCTGAAGCGCTACGACGACGGTGCGGAGGTCATTCTCGGCGGACTGATCAGCCGGATGCGCACGATGCTGACCAAGAGCGGCCGCAACGCCGGTTCGAAAATGGCCATCCTCACGCTCGAGGATTTGTGGGGACAGGTGGAGGTCATGGTCTTTTCCAGAGACCTGGAGAAGTATCAGGCGCAACTGGCGCCGGAATCCCTGGTCTTCTTCAAAGGTCGCGTGGACCGCAGGCGGGAAGAGCCGTCGCTGAAGGCGACGGAAGTGATTCCGATGGAATTCGGCGACGAGCGCCTCAGTTCGTCGGTGCTTCTGAAGGTCAACTGCGTCGGGGCTGAAGCCTCCCTGCTCAAGCGCGTTCGCGACACGCTCGATCGATTCCGGGGCGACCGGACGGTGCTGATCGAAATGCTGACCTCCGGTAACCTGAAGGTGACGCTGCGTGCGAACGGGCGAACGGGGGTAACGCCGACAGCAGACTTCCGCCGCGCGATGGAAGGGGTCCTCGGGGAGGGATCGGTGGTAGTAAAGGGCTCCGGGCGAAGTCTGGAAGCACAGGCCGGCTTCGTCGGAGGAAGACAGGAGCAGCCGGACGAACCGGCCGCCTACGTCGAAGAAGCCGACGACGAGCCCGTCTGA